The following are from one region of the Vulpes vulpes isolate BD-2025 chromosome 14, VulVul3, whole genome shotgun sequence genome:
- the SPAG4 gene encoding sperm-associated antigen 4 protein isoform X4, which translates to MRRSPRPGSATSPHKHTPNFYSDNSNSSVSVTSGDSSGPRSAGPGPGEPEGRRARGSSCGEPALSAGVSGGTTWAGSSRQKPAPRSHNGPTACGAATVRGGASEPAGSPVVSEEQLDLLSTLDLRQEMPPPRVSKSFLSMGQASRNPSDPLAPLSEFRFSFPRDRFRSEPGPCLLLQVLSVLLSLVGDVLIVVYREVCSIRFLLTAVSLLSLFLAALWWGLLYLIPPLENEVPRGDRELATQCQPPTCSEYHERVRSQGQQLQQLQAELDKLHKEVSSVRAANSERVAKLVFQRLNEDFVRKPDYALSSVGASIDLEKTSHDYEDANTAYFWNRFSFWNYARPPTVILEPDVFPGNCWAFEGDQGQVVIRLPGRVQLSDITLQHPPPSVAHTGGAKSAPRDFAVYGLQVDDETEVFLGKFTFNVEKSEIQTFHLQMKPGSWLR; encoded by the exons ATGCGGCGGAGCCCCCGCCCGGGCTCGGCCACGTCCCCTCACAAGCACACGCCCAACTTCTACAGCGACAACAGCAACAGCTCAGTGAGCGTCACCTCGGGGGACAGCAGCGGGCCCCGGTCAGCTGGACCGGGGCCCGGGGAGCCCGAGGGCAGAAGAGCCCGGGGCTCGAGCTGCGGTGAGCCCGCCTTGAGCGCAGGAGTGTCCGGAGGAACCACATGGGCTGGAAGCTCTCGGCAGAAGCCTGCGCCTCGGAGCCACAATGGGCCGACCGCCTGTGGCGCGGCAACcgtgaggggcggggcctcgg AACCGGCTGGCTCTCCCGTAGTCTCTGAGGAGCAGCTCGACCTTCTCTCGACCCTGGATCTGAGGCAGGAGATGCCTCCACCGCGCGTGTCCAAGAGCTTCTTGAGTATGGGCCAGGCCAGCCGGAACCCCTCTGACCCTCTGGCTCCCCTCTCTGAATTCCGGTTCTCATTTCCGAGAGACCGTTTTCGTTCTGAGCCGGGCCCAT gccTGCTGTTGCAGGTGCTGAGCGTGTTGCTGTCCCTGGTAGGAGACGTGCTGATCGTCGTGTACAG GGAGGTCTGTTCCATCCGCTTCCTGCTCACGGCTGTGTCACTGCTGAGCCTCTTTCTGGCAG CACTCTGGTGGGGGCTGCTGTACCTGATCCCTCCTTTGGAGAAT GAAGTGCCCAGGGGGGACAGGGAGCTAGCCACACAGTGCCAACCTCCCACCTGCAGCGAGTACCACGAGCGCGTACGCTCCCAGGGGCAGCAACTGCAGCAGCTCCAGGCCGAGTTGGATAAACTGCACAAGGAAGTGTCCAGCGTTCGCGCAGCCAACAGCGAG AGAGTGGCCAAGCTTGTATTCCAGAGGTTGAATGAAGACTTTGTGAGGAAACCCGACTATGCGCTGAGCTCTGTGG GGGCCTCCATCGACCTTGAGAAGACATCACACGATTATGAGGATGCGAACACTGCCTATTTCTGGAATCGCTTCAGCTTCTGGAATTACGCACGGCCGCCAACCGTTATCCTGGAG CCAGATGTATTCCCGGGGAATTGCTGGGCTTTTGAGGGCGACCAGGGCCAGGTGGTGATCCGGCTACCGGGTCGTGTGCAACTAAGCGACATCACCCTGCAGCACCCACCACCCAGTGTGGCACACACCGGAGGAGCCAAAAGCGCCCCCCGCGACTTCGCAGTCTAC GGCCTCCAGGTTGATGATGAGACTGAAGTTTTCTTGGGGAAATTCACCTTCAATGTGGAGAAATCGGAGATTCAGACTTTCCATCTACAG ATGAAACCAGGATCATGGCTGAGATGA
- the SPAG4 gene encoding sperm-associated antigen 4 protein isoform X10: MRRSPRPGSATSPHKHTPNFYSDNSNSSVSVTSGDSSGPRSAGPGPGEPEGRRARGSSCGEPALSAGVSGGTTWAGSSRQKPAPRSHNGPTACGAATVRGGASEPAGSPVVSEEQLDLLSTLDLRQEMPPPRVSKSFLSMGQASRNPSDPLAPLSEFRFSFPRDRFRSEPGPCLLLQVLSVLLSLVGDVLIVVYREVCSIRFLLTAVSLLSLFLAALWWGLLYLIPPLENEVPRGDRELATQCQPPTCSEYHERVRSQGQQLQQLQAELDKLHKEVSSVRAANSERVAKLVFQRLNEDFVRKPDYALSSVGASIDLEKTSHDYEDANTAYFWNRFSFWNYARPPTVILEPDVFPGNCWAFEGDQGQVVIRLPGRVQLSDITLQHPPPSVAHTGGAKSAPRDFAVYGLQVDDETEVFLGKFTFNVEKSEIQTFHLQNDPPAAFPKVKIQILSNWGHPRFTCLYRVRAHGMRTSEGAGDNATGEPH; the protein is encoded by the exons ATGCGGCGGAGCCCCCGCCCGGGCTCGGCCACGTCCCCTCACAAGCACACGCCCAACTTCTACAGCGACAACAGCAACAGCTCAGTGAGCGTCACCTCGGGGGACAGCAGCGGGCCCCGGTCAGCTGGACCGGGGCCCGGGGAGCCCGAGGGCAGAAGAGCCCGGGGCTCGAGCTGCGGTGAGCCCGCCTTGAGCGCAGGAGTGTCCGGAGGAACCACATGGGCTGGAAGCTCTCGGCAGAAGCCTGCGCCTCGGAGCCACAATGGGCCGACCGCCTGTGGCGCGGCAACcgtgaggggcggggcctcgg AACCGGCTGGCTCTCCCGTAGTCTCTGAGGAGCAGCTCGACCTTCTCTCGACCCTGGATCTGAGGCAGGAGATGCCTCCACCGCGCGTGTCCAAGAGCTTCTTGAGTATGGGCCAGGCCAGCCGGAACCCCTCTGACCCTCTGGCTCCCCTCTCTGAATTCCGGTTCTCATTTCCGAGAGACCGTTTTCGTTCTGAGCCGGGCCCAT gccTGCTGTTGCAGGTGCTGAGCGTGTTGCTGTCCCTGGTAGGAGACGTGCTGATCGTCGTGTACAG GGAGGTCTGTTCCATCCGCTTCCTGCTCACGGCTGTGTCACTGCTGAGCCTCTTTCTGGCAG CACTCTGGTGGGGGCTGCTGTACCTGATCCCTCCTTTGGAGAAT GAAGTGCCCAGGGGGGACAGGGAGCTAGCCACACAGTGCCAACCTCCCACCTGCAGCGAGTACCACGAGCGCGTACGCTCCCAGGGGCAGCAACTGCAGCAGCTCCAGGCCGAGTTGGATAAACTGCACAAGGAAGTGTCCAGCGTTCGCGCAGCCAACAGCGAG AGAGTGGCCAAGCTTGTATTCCAGAGGTTGAATGAAGACTTTGTGAGGAAACCCGACTATGCGCTGAGCTCTGTGG GGGCCTCCATCGACCTTGAGAAGACATCACACGATTATGAGGATGCGAACACTGCCTATTTCTGGAATCGCTTCAGCTTCTGGAATTACGCACGGCCGCCAACCGTTATCCTGGAG CCAGATGTATTCCCGGGGAATTGCTGGGCTTTTGAGGGCGACCAGGGCCAGGTGGTGATCCGGCTACCGGGTCGTGTGCAACTAAGCGACATCACCCTGCAGCACCCACCACCCAGTGTGGCACACACCGGAGGAGCCAAAAGCGCCCCCCGCGACTTCGCAGTCTAC GGCCTCCAGGTTGATGATGAGACTGAAGTTTTCTTGGGGAAATTCACCTTCAATGTGGAGAAATCGGAGATTCAGACTTTCCATCTACAG AATGATCCCCCAGCTGCCTTTCCCAAGGTGAAGATCCAGATTCTAAGCAACTGGGGCCACCCCCGTTTCACATGCTTGTATCGGGTCCGAGCCCATGGCATGCGAACTTCGGAGGGGGCAGGGGACAATGCCACAGGGGAACCCCATTAA
- the SPAG4 gene encoding sperm-associated antigen 4 protein isoform X6, translating to MRRSPRPGSATSPHKHTPNFYSDNSNSSVSVTSGDSSGPRSAGPGPGEPEGRRARGSSCGEPALSAGVSGGTTWAGSSRQKPAPRSHNGPTACGAATVRGGASEPAGSPVVSEEQLDLLSTLDLRQEMPPPRVSKSFLSMGQASRNPSDPLAPLSEFRFSFPRDRFRSEPGPCLLLQVLSVLLSLVGDVLIVVYREVCSIRFLLTAVSLLSLFLAALWWGLLYLIPPLENEVPRGDRELATQCQPPTCSEYHERVRSQGQQLQQLQAELDKLHKEVSSVRAANSERVAKLVFQRLNEDFVRKPDYALSSVGASIDLEKTSHDYEDANTAYFWNRFSFWNYARPPTVILEGLQVDDETEVFLGKFTFNVEKSEIQTFHLQNDPPAAFPKVKIQILSNWGHPRFTCLYRVRAHGMRTSEGAGDNATGEPH from the exons ATGCGGCGGAGCCCCCGCCCGGGCTCGGCCACGTCCCCTCACAAGCACACGCCCAACTTCTACAGCGACAACAGCAACAGCTCAGTGAGCGTCACCTCGGGGGACAGCAGCGGGCCCCGGTCAGCTGGACCGGGGCCCGGGGAGCCCGAGGGCAGAAGAGCCCGGGGCTCGAGCTGCGGTGAGCCCGCCTTGAGCGCAGGAGTGTCCGGAGGAACCACATGGGCTGGAAGCTCTCGGCAGAAGCCTGCGCCTCGGAGCCACAATGGGCCGACCGCCTGTGGCGCGGCAACcgtgaggggcggggcctcgg AACCGGCTGGCTCTCCCGTAGTCTCTGAGGAGCAGCTCGACCTTCTCTCGACCCTGGATCTGAGGCAGGAGATGCCTCCACCGCGCGTGTCCAAGAGCTTCTTGAGTATGGGCCAGGCCAGCCGGAACCCCTCTGACCCTCTGGCTCCCCTCTCTGAATTCCGGTTCTCATTTCCGAGAGACCGTTTTCGTTCTGAGCCGGGCCCAT gccTGCTGTTGCAGGTGCTGAGCGTGTTGCTGTCCCTGGTAGGAGACGTGCTGATCGTCGTGTACAG GGAGGTCTGTTCCATCCGCTTCCTGCTCACGGCTGTGTCACTGCTGAGCCTCTTTCTGGCAG CACTCTGGTGGGGGCTGCTGTACCTGATCCCTCCTTTGGAGAAT GAAGTGCCCAGGGGGGACAGGGAGCTAGCCACACAGTGCCAACCTCCCACCTGCAGCGAGTACCACGAGCGCGTACGCTCCCAGGGGCAGCAACTGCAGCAGCTCCAGGCCGAGTTGGATAAACTGCACAAGGAAGTGTCCAGCGTTCGCGCAGCCAACAGCGAG AGAGTGGCCAAGCTTGTATTCCAGAGGTTGAATGAAGACTTTGTGAGGAAACCCGACTATGCGCTGAGCTCTGTGG GGGCCTCCATCGACCTTGAGAAGACATCACACGATTATGAGGATGCGAACACTGCCTATTTCTGGAATCGCTTCAGCTTCTGGAATTACGCACGGCCGCCAACCGTTATCCTGGAG GGCCTCCAGGTTGATGATGAGACTGAAGTTTTCTTGGGGAAATTCACCTTCAATGTGGAGAAATCGGAGATTCAGACTTTCCATCTACAG AATGATCCCCCAGCTGCCTTTCCCAAGGTGAAGATCCAGATTCTAAGCAACTGGGGCCACCCCCGTTTCACATGCTTGTATCGGGTCCGAGCCCATGGCATGCGAACTTCGGAGGGGGCAGGGGACAATGCCACAGGGGAACCCCATTAA
- the SPAG4 gene encoding sperm-associated antigen 4 protein isoform X3, which yields MRRSPRPGSATSPHKHTPNFYSDNSNSSVSVTSGDSSGPRSAGPGPGEPEGRRARGSSCGEPALSAGVSGGTTWAGSSRQKPAPRSHNGPTACGAATVRGGASEPAGSPVVSEEQLDLLSTLDLRQEMPPPRVSKSFLSMGQASRNPSDPLAPLSEFRFSFPRDRFRSEPGPCLLLQVLSVLLSLVGDVLIVVYREVCSIRFLLTAVSLLSLFLAALWWGLLYLIPPLENEVPRGDRELATQCQPPTCSEYHERVRSQGQQLQQLQAELDKLHKEVSSVRAANSERVAKLVFQRLNEDFVRKPDYALSSVGASIDLEKTSHDYEDANTAYFWNRFSFWNYARPPTVILEHPPPSVAHTGGAKSAPRDFAVYGLQVDDETEVFLGKFTFNVEKSEIQTFHLQNDPPAAFPKVKIQILSNWGHPRFTCLYRVRAHGMRTSEGAGDNATGEPH from the exons ATGCGGCGGAGCCCCCGCCCGGGCTCGGCCACGTCCCCTCACAAGCACACGCCCAACTTCTACAGCGACAACAGCAACAGCTCAGTGAGCGTCACCTCGGGGGACAGCAGCGGGCCCCGGTCAGCTGGACCGGGGCCCGGGGAGCCCGAGGGCAGAAGAGCCCGGGGCTCGAGCTGCGGTGAGCCCGCCTTGAGCGCAGGAGTGTCCGGAGGAACCACATGGGCTGGAAGCTCTCGGCAGAAGCCTGCGCCTCGGAGCCACAATGGGCCGACCGCCTGTGGCGCGGCAACcgtgaggggcggggcctcgg AACCGGCTGGCTCTCCCGTAGTCTCTGAGGAGCAGCTCGACCTTCTCTCGACCCTGGATCTGAGGCAGGAGATGCCTCCACCGCGCGTGTCCAAGAGCTTCTTGAGTATGGGCCAGGCCAGCCGGAACCCCTCTGACCCTCTGGCTCCCCTCTCTGAATTCCGGTTCTCATTTCCGAGAGACCGTTTTCGTTCTGAGCCGGGCCCAT gccTGCTGTTGCAGGTGCTGAGCGTGTTGCTGTCCCTGGTAGGAGACGTGCTGATCGTCGTGTACAG GGAGGTCTGTTCCATCCGCTTCCTGCTCACGGCTGTGTCACTGCTGAGCCTCTTTCTGGCAG CACTCTGGTGGGGGCTGCTGTACCTGATCCCTCCTTTGGAGAAT GAAGTGCCCAGGGGGGACAGGGAGCTAGCCACACAGTGCCAACCTCCCACCTGCAGCGAGTACCACGAGCGCGTACGCTCCCAGGGGCAGCAACTGCAGCAGCTCCAGGCCGAGTTGGATAAACTGCACAAGGAAGTGTCCAGCGTTCGCGCAGCCAACAGCGAG AGAGTGGCCAAGCTTGTATTCCAGAGGTTGAATGAAGACTTTGTGAGGAAACCCGACTATGCGCTGAGCTCTGTGG GGGCCTCCATCGACCTTGAGAAGACATCACACGATTATGAGGATGCGAACACTGCCTATTTCTGGAATCGCTTCAGCTTCTGGAATTACGCACGGCCGCCAACCGTTATCCTGGAG CACCCACCACCCAGTGTGGCACACACCGGAGGAGCCAAAAGCGCCCCCCGCGACTTCGCAGTCTAC GGCCTCCAGGTTGATGATGAGACTGAAGTTTTCTTGGGGAAATTCACCTTCAATGTGGAGAAATCGGAGATTCAGACTTTCCATCTACAG AATGATCCCCCAGCTGCCTTTCCCAAGGTGAAGATCCAGATTCTAAGCAACTGGGGCCACCCCCGTTTCACATGCTTGTATCGGGTCCGAGCCCATGGCATGCGAACTTCGGAGGGGGCAGGGGACAATGCCACAGGGGAACCCCATTAA
- the SPAG4 gene encoding sperm-associated antigen 4 protein isoform X2 translates to MRRSPRPGSATSPHKHTPNFYSDNSNSSVSVTSGDSSGPRSAGPGPGEPEGRRARGSSCGEPALSAGVSGGTTWAGSSRQKPAPRSHNGPTACGAATVRGGASEPAGSPVVSEEQLDLLSTLDLRQEMPPPRVSKSFLSLLLQVLSVLLSLVGDVLIVVYREVCSIRFLLTAVSLLSLFLAALWWGLLYLIPPLENEVPRGDRELATQCQPPTCSEYHERVRSQGQQLQQLQAELDKLHKEVSSVRAANSERVAKLVFQRLNEDFVRKPDYALSSVGASIDLEKTSHDYEDANTAYFWNRFSFWNYARPPTVILEPDVFPGNCWAFEGDQGQVVIRLPGRVQLSDITLQHPPPSVAHTGGAKSAPRDFAVYGLQVDDETEVFLGKFTFNVEKSEIQTFHLQNDPPAAFPKVKIQILSNWGHPRFTCLYRVRAHGMRTSEGAGDNATGEPH, encoded by the exons ATGCGGCGGAGCCCCCGCCCGGGCTCGGCCACGTCCCCTCACAAGCACACGCCCAACTTCTACAGCGACAACAGCAACAGCTCAGTGAGCGTCACCTCGGGGGACAGCAGCGGGCCCCGGTCAGCTGGACCGGGGCCCGGGGAGCCCGAGGGCAGAAGAGCCCGGGGCTCGAGCTGCGGTGAGCCCGCCTTGAGCGCAGGAGTGTCCGGAGGAACCACATGGGCTGGAAGCTCTCGGCAGAAGCCTGCGCCTCGGAGCCACAATGGGCCGACCGCCTGTGGCGCGGCAACcgtgaggggcggggcctcgg AACCGGCTGGCTCTCCCGTAGTCTCTGAGGAGCAGCTCGACCTTCTCTCGACCCTGGATCTGAGGCAGGAGATGCCTCCACCGCGCGTGTCCAAGAGCTTCTTGA gccTGCTGTTGCAGGTGCTGAGCGTGTTGCTGTCCCTGGTAGGAGACGTGCTGATCGTCGTGTACAG GGAGGTCTGTTCCATCCGCTTCCTGCTCACGGCTGTGTCACTGCTGAGCCTCTTTCTGGCAG CACTCTGGTGGGGGCTGCTGTACCTGATCCCTCCTTTGGAGAAT GAAGTGCCCAGGGGGGACAGGGAGCTAGCCACACAGTGCCAACCTCCCACCTGCAGCGAGTACCACGAGCGCGTACGCTCCCAGGGGCAGCAACTGCAGCAGCTCCAGGCCGAGTTGGATAAACTGCACAAGGAAGTGTCCAGCGTTCGCGCAGCCAACAGCGAG AGAGTGGCCAAGCTTGTATTCCAGAGGTTGAATGAAGACTTTGTGAGGAAACCCGACTATGCGCTGAGCTCTGTGG GGGCCTCCATCGACCTTGAGAAGACATCACACGATTATGAGGATGCGAACACTGCCTATTTCTGGAATCGCTTCAGCTTCTGGAATTACGCACGGCCGCCAACCGTTATCCTGGAG CCAGATGTATTCCCGGGGAATTGCTGGGCTTTTGAGGGCGACCAGGGCCAGGTGGTGATCCGGCTACCGGGTCGTGTGCAACTAAGCGACATCACCCTGCAGCACCCACCACCCAGTGTGGCACACACCGGAGGAGCCAAAAGCGCCCCCCGCGACTTCGCAGTCTAC GGCCTCCAGGTTGATGATGAGACTGAAGTTTTCTTGGGGAAATTCACCTTCAATGTGGAGAAATCGGAGATTCAGACTTTCCATCTACAG AATGATCCCCCAGCTGCCTTTCCCAAGGTGAAGATCCAGATTCTAAGCAACTGGGGCCACCCCCGTTTCACATGCTTGTATCGGGTCCGAGCCCATGGCATGCGAACTTCGGAGGGGGCAGGGGACAATGCCACAGGGGAACCCCATTAA
- the SPAG4 gene encoding sperm-associated antigen 4 protein isoform X7, with product MGWKLSAEACASEPQWADRLWRGNQPAGSPVVSEEQLDLLSTLDLRQEMPPPRVSKSFLSMGQASRNPSDPLAPLSEFRFSFPRDRFRSEPGPCLLLQVLSVLLSLVGDVLIVVYREVCSIRFLLTAVSLLSLFLAALWWGLLYLIPPLENEVPRGDRELATQCQPPTCSEYHERVRSQGQQLQQLQAELDKLHKEVSSVRAANSERVAKLVFQRLNEDFVRKPDYALSSVGASIDLEKTSHDYEDANTAYFWNRFSFWNYARPPTVILEPDVFPGNCWAFEGDQGQVVIRLPGRVQLSDITLQHPPPSVAHTGGAKSAPRDFAVYGLQVDDETEVFLGKFTFNVEKSEIQTFHLQNDPPAAFPKVKIQILSNWGHPRFTCLYRVRAHGMRTSEGAGDNATGEPH from the exons ATGGGCTGGAAGCTCTCGGCAGAAGCCTGCGCCTCGGAGCCACAATGGGCCGACCGCCTGTGGCGCGGCAACc AACCGGCTGGCTCTCCCGTAGTCTCTGAGGAGCAGCTCGACCTTCTCTCGACCCTGGATCTGAGGCAGGAGATGCCTCCACCGCGCGTGTCCAAGAGCTTCTTGAGTATGGGCCAGGCCAGCCGGAACCCCTCTGACCCTCTGGCTCCCCTCTCTGAATTCCGGTTCTCATTTCCGAGAGACCGTTTTCGTTCTGAGCCGGGCCCAT gccTGCTGTTGCAGGTGCTGAGCGTGTTGCTGTCCCTGGTAGGAGACGTGCTGATCGTCGTGTACAG GGAGGTCTGTTCCATCCGCTTCCTGCTCACGGCTGTGTCACTGCTGAGCCTCTTTCTGGCAG CACTCTGGTGGGGGCTGCTGTACCTGATCCCTCCTTTGGAGAAT GAAGTGCCCAGGGGGGACAGGGAGCTAGCCACACAGTGCCAACCTCCCACCTGCAGCGAGTACCACGAGCGCGTACGCTCCCAGGGGCAGCAACTGCAGCAGCTCCAGGCCGAGTTGGATAAACTGCACAAGGAAGTGTCCAGCGTTCGCGCAGCCAACAGCGAG AGAGTGGCCAAGCTTGTATTCCAGAGGTTGAATGAAGACTTTGTGAGGAAACCCGACTATGCGCTGAGCTCTGTGG GGGCCTCCATCGACCTTGAGAAGACATCACACGATTATGAGGATGCGAACACTGCCTATTTCTGGAATCGCTTCAGCTTCTGGAATTACGCACGGCCGCCAACCGTTATCCTGGAG CCAGATGTATTCCCGGGGAATTGCTGGGCTTTTGAGGGCGACCAGGGCCAGGTGGTGATCCGGCTACCGGGTCGTGTGCAACTAAGCGACATCACCCTGCAGCACCCACCACCCAGTGTGGCACACACCGGAGGAGCCAAAAGCGCCCCCCGCGACTTCGCAGTCTAC GGCCTCCAGGTTGATGATGAGACTGAAGTTTTCTTGGGGAAATTCACCTTCAATGTGGAGAAATCGGAGATTCAGACTTTCCATCTACAG AATGATCCCCCAGCTGCCTTTCCCAAGGTGAAGATCCAGATTCTAAGCAACTGGGGCCACCCCCGTTTCACATGCTTGTATCGGGTCCGAGCCCATGGCATGCGAACTTCGGAGGGGGCAGGGGACAATGCCACAGGGGAACCCCATTAA
- the SPAG4 gene encoding sperm-associated antigen 4 protein isoform X8: MGWKLSAEACASEPQWADRLWRGNQPAGSPVVSEEQLDLLSTLDLRQEMPPPRVSKSFLSLLLQVLSVLLSLVGDVLIVVYREVCSIRFLLTAVSLLSLFLAALWWGLLYLIPPLENEVPRGDRELATQCQPPTCSEYHERVRSQGQQLQQLQAELDKLHKEVSSVRAANSERVAKLVFQRLNEDFVRKPDYALSSVGASIDLEKTSHDYEDANTAYFWNRFSFWNYARPPTVILEPDVFPGNCWAFEGDQGQVVIRLPGRVQLSDITLQHPPPSVAHTGGAKSAPRDFAVYGLQVDDETEVFLGKFTFNVEKSEIQTFHLQNDPPAAFPKVKIQILSNWGHPRFTCLYRVRAHGMRTSEGAGDNATGEPH, encoded by the exons ATGGGCTGGAAGCTCTCGGCAGAAGCCTGCGCCTCGGAGCCACAATGGGCCGACCGCCTGTGGCGCGGCAACc AACCGGCTGGCTCTCCCGTAGTCTCTGAGGAGCAGCTCGACCTTCTCTCGACCCTGGATCTGAGGCAGGAGATGCCTCCACCGCGCGTGTCCAAGAGCTTCTTGA gccTGCTGTTGCAGGTGCTGAGCGTGTTGCTGTCCCTGGTAGGAGACGTGCTGATCGTCGTGTACAG GGAGGTCTGTTCCATCCGCTTCCTGCTCACGGCTGTGTCACTGCTGAGCCTCTTTCTGGCAG CACTCTGGTGGGGGCTGCTGTACCTGATCCCTCCTTTGGAGAAT GAAGTGCCCAGGGGGGACAGGGAGCTAGCCACACAGTGCCAACCTCCCACCTGCAGCGAGTACCACGAGCGCGTACGCTCCCAGGGGCAGCAACTGCAGCAGCTCCAGGCCGAGTTGGATAAACTGCACAAGGAAGTGTCCAGCGTTCGCGCAGCCAACAGCGAG AGAGTGGCCAAGCTTGTATTCCAGAGGTTGAATGAAGACTTTGTGAGGAAACCCGACTATGCGCTGAGCTCTGTGG GGGCCTCCATCGACCTTGAGAAGACATCACACGATTATGAGGATGCGAACACTGCCTATTTCTGGAATCGCTTCAGCTTCTGGAATTACGCACGGCCGCCAACCGTTATCCTGGAG CCAGATGTATTCCCGGGGAATTGCTGGGCTTTTGAGGGCGACCAGGGCCAGGTGGTGATCCGGCTACCGGGTCGTGTGCAACTAAGCGACATCACCCTGCAGCACCCACCACCCAGTGTGGCACACACCGGAGGAGCCAAAAGCGCCCCCCGCGACTTCGCAGTCTAC GGCCTCCAGGTTGATGATGAGACTGAAGTTTTCTTGGGGAAATTCACCTTCAATGTGGAGAAATCGGAGATTCAGACTTTCCATCTACAG AATGATCCCCCAGCTGCCTTTCCCAAGGTGAAGATCCAGATTCTAAGCAACTGGGGCCACCCCCGTTTCACATGCTTGTATCGGGTCCGAGCCCATGGCATGCGAACTTCGGAGGGGGCAGGGGACAATGCCACAGGGGAACCCCATTAA
- the SPAG4 gene encoding sperm-associated antigen 4 protein isoform X5: MRRSPRPGSATSPHKHTPNFYSDNSNSSVSVTSGDSSGPRSAGPGPGEPEGRRARGSSCGEPALSAGVSGGTTWAGSSRQKPAPRSHNGPTACGAATVRGGASEPAGSPVVSEEQLDLLSTLDLRQEMPPPRVSKSFLSLLLQVLSVLLSLVGDVLIVVYREVCSIRFLLTAVSLLSLFLAALWWGLLYLIPPLENEPKEMLTLSEYHERVRSQGQQLQQLQAELDKLHKEVSSVRAANSERVAKLVFQRLNEDFVRKPDYALSSVGASIDLEKTSHDYEDANTAYFWNRFSFWNYARPPTVILEPDVFPGNCWAFEGDQGQVVIRLPGRVQLSDITLQHPPPSVAHTGGAKSAPRDFAVYGLQVDDETEVFLGKFTFNVEKSEIQTFHLQNDPPAAFPKVKIQILSNWGHPRFTCLYRVRAHGMRTSEGAGDNATGEPH, translated from the exons ATGCGGCGGAGCCCCCGCCCGGGCTCGGCCACGTCCCCTCACAAGCACACGCCCAACTTCTACAGCGACAACAGCAACAGCTCAGTGAGCGTCACCTCGGGGGACAGCAGCGGGCCCCGGTCAGCTGGACCGGGGCCCGGGGAGCCCGAGGGCAGAAGAGCCCGGGGCTCGAGCTGCGGTGAGCCCGCCTTGAGCGCAGGAGTGTCCGGAGGAACCACATGGGCTGGAAGCTCTCGGCAGAAGCCTGCGCCTCGGAGCCACAATGGGCCGACCGCCTGTGGCGCGGCAACcgtgaggggcggggcctcgg AACCGGCTGGCTCTCCCGTAGTCTCTGAGGAGCAGCTCGACCTTCTCTCGACCCTGGATCTGAGGCAGGAGATGCCTCCACCGCGCGTGTCCAAGAGCTTCTTGA gccTGCTGTTGCAGGTGCTGAGCGTGTTGCTGTCCCTGGTAGGAGACGTGCTGATCGTCGTGTACAG GGAGGTCTGTTCCATCCGCTTCCTGCTCACGGCTGTGTCACTGCTGAGCCTCTTTCTGGCAG CACTCTGGTGGGGGCTGCTGTACCTGATCCCTCCTTTGGAGAAT GAACCTAAAGAGATGCTGACTCTAAG CGAGTACCACGAGCGCGTACGCTCCCAGGGGCAGCAACTGCAGCAGCTCCAGGCCGAGTTGGATAAACTGCACAAGGAAGTGTCCAGCGTTCGCGCAGCCAACAGCGAG AGAGTGGCCAAGCTTGTATTCCAGAGGTTGAATGAAGACTTTGTGAGGAAACCCGACTATGCGCTGAGCTCTGTGG GGGCCTCCATCGACCTTGAGAAGACATCACACGATTATGAGGATGCGAACACTGCCTATTTCTGGAATCGCTTCAGCTTCTGGAATTACGCACGGCCGCCAACCGTTATCCTGGAG CCAGATGTATTCCCGGGGAATTGCTGGGCTTTTGAGGGCGACCAGGGCCAGGTGGTGATCCGGCTACCGGGTCGTGTGCAACTAAGCGACATCACCCTGCAGCACCCACCACCCAGTGTGGCACACACCGGAGGAGCCAAAAGCGCCCCCCGCGACTTCGCAGTCTAC GGCCTCCAGGTTGATGATGAGACTGAAGTTTTCTTGGGGAAATTCACCTTCAATGTGGAGAAATCGGAGATTCAGACTTTCCATCTACAG AATGATCCCCCAGCTGCCTTTCCCAAGGTGAAGATCCAGATTCTAAGCAACTGGGGCCACCCCCGTTTCACATGCTTGTATCGGGTCCGAGCCCATGGCATGCGAACTTCGGAGGGGGCAGGGGACAATGCCACAGGGGAACCCCATTAA